CCCGGTGAGCGACCACAGCTCGCGCCGGTGGTGCCCGGCCTCGACCACCCGCGGCTGCAGCCGGACCCGCTCCCCCGGGCCCTCGGAGACGATGTCCATCTCGTCGACGTCGAAGCCGAGGTCGTTGAGCGACTCCATCCACTCCGCGATCTTCCACATGCCGGTGTCGCCACCGCTGAACGTCTCCGGCCGGGTCAGCGCGGCCCACAGCGCGTCGTAGCGCTCGCTGAGCATCTCGATCACCTCGGTGGGGTCCGACTCCTCGCCGACGAAGCCGCCGGCCTGGAGGTCCAGCAGCTCGGCGAAGACGTTCTCGGTGGCCACCGTCAGGTCGTGGCGCCGCTGTCCGTCGGACAGCTGCGGACGCAGCTCGCCGGTCTCCGCGTCGACGAGGTACGCCGCGAACTCGCCGGCGCTGCGCCGGAACAGCACGTTGGACAGCGAGACGTCGCCCCAGAAGAAGCCGGACAGGTGCAGCCGGACGAGCAGCACCACCAGCGCGTCGACGATCGACGGCAGGCTGTCGGCCCGCATGCCGTGCGAGAACAGCGACCGGTAGGGAAGCGAGAAGCGCAGGTGGCGCGTGACGAGCGCGCTGGGCAGCTCCTCCCCCGCGCGGGTCCGGCGCCCGGTGACGACGGCCTGCGGCACGACGGTGGGCAGGTCGAGGCGTCGCAGGTCGCGCAGCAGCTCGTACTCGCGACGCGCGATGGGCTCCTGGGTCTCCTTGACCGCGCACGCGTGCGTGCCGACGCGGACGATGCGCACCACATGGCGCGAGATGCCGCGCGGCAGCGGCAGCACCACGTCCTCACCCCACTCCTCCAGCGGCAGGTGCCACGGAAGCCGGACCAGCTCGGGGTTGGGCTTGGTGGCGAGCAGCCTCAGGGCCATCGGCTCAATCCTTCGCGGGGGCGAGCACCAGGACGAGGTCGCCGCCGTCGACCTGCTGGGTGCCGGCCAGCGCCACGCGCTCGACCGTGCCCGCGACCGGCGCGGTGATCGCCGCCTCCATCTTCATGGCCTCGATGGTGGCGACCGTGTCCCCCTGGGCGACGGTCGCGCCCTCCTCGACCTGGGGCGTGACCACCCCGCCGAACGGCGCCGCGACGTGGCCCACCTTCGTGGGGTCGGCCTTCTCGGCGGTGGGCGCGTCGTCCGCGACGGAGCGGTCCCGGACGTTGACCGGGCGGAGCTGGCCGTTGATGGTGCACATGACCGTGCGGATGCCGCGCTCGTCGGGCTCGCTGACCGCCTCGAGGCCGAGCAGCAGCGTCTTGCCCTCCTCGAGGCGGACCTGGTGCTCCTGGCCCGGGCGGAGGCCGTAGAGGAAGTCGACGGTGGAGAGCGCCGAGACGTCGCCGTACTTCTCGCGCGACTCGGCGAACTCCTTCGTGGGCCCGGGGAAGAGCAGCGCGTTGAGGGTCGTGCGGCGGTCCTCGGCCAGCCCGCGGCGCTGGTCGTCGGTCAGGTCGGTGACGCTCTGACGCGTCGCGCGGCCGGCGAGCGCCTTGGTCCGGAACGGCTCGGGCCACCCGCCGGGCGGGTCGCCGAGCTCGCCGGAGAGGAACCCGATGACGGAGTCGGGGACGTCGAACTTCCGCGGGTCCTCGGCGAACTCGTCGGCGTCGGCGCCGACGCCGACCAGGTGCAGGGCCAGGTCGCCGACCACCTTCGACGACGGCGTGACCTTGACGATGTTGCCGAGGATGCGGTTGGCGGCGGCGTACATGTCCTCGATCTGCTCGAACTTCTCCCCCAGCCCGAGCGCGATCGCCTGCTGGCGCAGGTTGGAGAGCTGTCCGCCTGGGATCTCGTGGGTGTAGACGCGGCCCGTCGGCGAGGGCAGCCCGGACTCGAAGGGCGCGTAGACCCGGCGGGTGGCCTCCCAGTAGGGCTCGAGGTCGCAGACGGCGGTGAGCGACAGGCCGGTCTCGCGCTCGGAGTGGTCGGTGGCGGCGACGAGCGCCGACAGCGACGGCTGGCTCGTGGTGCCGGCCATCGGCGCGGAGGCGGCGTCGACCGCGTCGACGCCGGACTCGATCGCGGCGAGCAGGGTGGCGAGCTGGCCACCGGGGGTGTCGTGGGTGTGCAGGTGGACCGGCAGCTCGAAGCGGTCGCGCAGCGCGGAGACGAGTCGGCGGGCCGCGGGCGGGCGCAGCAGCCCGGCCATGTCCTTGATGGCGATGACGTGGGCGCCGGCGTCGACGATGCGCCCGGCCAGGTCCAGGTAGTAGTCCAGCGTGTAGAGCGTCTCGCCCGGGTCCGACAGGTCGCCGGTGTAGCAGAGCGCGACCTCGGCGACGGCCGTGCCGGTGTCGCGCACGGCCTCGATCGCCGGACGCATCTGCTCGACGTCGTTGAGCGCGTCGAAGATGCGGAAGATGTCGATGCCGGTGGCGGCGGCCTCGTGCACGAAGGCCTCGGTCACCGCCGTGGGGTACGGCGTGTAGCCGACCGTGTTGCGCCCCCGCAGCAGCATCTGCAGGCAGATGTTCGGGGTGGCCCGGCGCAGCCGCGCCAGCCGCTCCCACGGGTCCTCGGAGAGGAACCGCAGCGCCACGTCGTACGTCGCCCCGCCCCAGGCCTCGACCGAGAGCAGCTCGGGCGTCATCCGGGCCACGTGACCCGCGACGGCCTCGAGGTCGGTGGTCCGCACCCGCGTCGCGAGCAGCGACTGGTGGGCGTCGCGGAAGGTGGTGTCGGTGACGCCGACGTCGTTCTGCTCGCGCAGGTGCCGCGCGAAGCCCACCGGCCCGAGCTCCTGGAGACGCTGGCGGCTGCCGGCCGGCGGCT
This DNA window, taken from Nocardioides sp. HDW12B, encodes the following:
- a CDS encoding DUF4032 domain-containing protein, with product MALRLLATKPNPELVRLPWHLPLEEWGEDVVLPLPRGISRHVVRIVRVGTHACAVKETQEPIARREYELLRDLRRLDLPTVVPQAVVTGRRTRAGEELPSALVTRHLRFSLPYRSLFSHGMRADSLPSIVDALVVLLVRLHLSGFFWGDVSLSNVLFRRSAGEFAAYLVDAETGELRPQLSDGQRRHDLTVATENVFAELLDLQAGGFVGEESDPTEVIEMLSERYDALWAALTRPETFSGGDTGMWKIAEWMESLNDLGFDVDEMDIVSEGPGERVRLQPRVVEAGHHRRELWSLTGLETEEGQARRLLNDMASYGAHFSHDLPREALANRWLTEVYEPLVQMVPREMRGRLEPPEIFHEVLVHRWLLSERAGHEIDFFESAQDYIDTVLTRKPEEAVTTPADDPEALMGGAPPA
- a CDS encoding pyruvate carboxylase translates to MFSKVLVANRGEIAIRAFRAAYELGAETVAVFPHEDRNSEHRLKADEAYEIGERGHPVRAYLDPEGIVATAVRAGADAVYPGYGFLSENPHLAEACAAAGITFIGPSADVLTLTGNKARAIAAAKAAGVPTLSSVEPGTDVDALVQASADMPYPLFVKAVAGGGGRGMRRVDEPAQLREALESCMREADGAFGDPTVFIEQAVVNPRHIEVQILADAEGTVLHLFERDCSVQRRHQKVVEIAPAPNLDAATRERMCADAVRFATEIGYVNAGTVEFLLDEAGDYVFIEMNPRIQVEHTVTEEVTDVDLVRAQMRIASGETLADLGLSQDDVRLRGAALQCRITTEDPANGFRPDTGVITTYRSPGGAGIRLDGGTTYTGAEVSAHFDSMLTKLTCRGRDFTTAVERARRAIAEFRIRGVATNIPFLAAVLDDPDFRRGGVTTSFITDRPQLLTARSSADRGTKLLAYLADVTVNQPHGASPVDLDAAAKLPRLGPGEPPAGSRQRLQELGPVGFARHLREQNDVGVTDTTFRDAHQSLLATRVRTTDLEAVAGHVARMTPELLSVEAWGGATYDVALRFLSEDPWERLARLRRATPNICLQMLLRGRNTVGYTPYPTAVTEAFVHEAAATGIDIFRIFDALNDVEQMRPAIEAVRDTGTAVAEVALCYTGDLSDPGETLYTLDYYLDLAGRIVDAGAHVIAIKDMAGLLRPPAARRLVSALRDRFELPVHLHTHDTPGGQLATLLAAIESGVDAVDAASAPMAGTTSQPSLSALVAATDHSERETGLSLTAVCDLEPYWEATRRVYAPFESGLPSPTGRVYTHEIPGGQLSNLRQQAIALGLGEKFEQIEDMYAAANRILGNIVKVTPSSKVVGDLALHLVGVGADADEFAEDPRKFDVPDSVIGFLSGELGDPPGGWPEPFRTKALAGRATRQSVTDLTDDQRRGLAEDRRTTLNALLFPGPTKEFAESREKYGDVSALSTVDFLYGLRPGQEHQVRLEEGKTLLLGLEAVSEPDERGIRTVMCTINGQLRPVNVRDRSVADDAPTAEKADPTKVGHVAAPFGGVVTPQVEEGATVAQGDTVATIEAMKMEAAITAPVAGTVERVALAGTQQVDGGDLVLVLAPAKD